A single Candidatus Deferrimicrobium sp. DNA region contains:
- the ald gene encoding alanine dehydrogenase, producing the protein MRIGIPRETKSGECRVAVTPSGVRALRDSGAGIVVETGAGTASGFEDREYRDAGATIVSTSPEAWSADLVVKVKEPLSSEYGFLSESSTLFTFLHLAAFPQLTEELLTRRVTAIAYETVVSCGALPILRPMSEVAGILSIQAGARGLEKGCGGRGVLLAGTDDFPPGDVTVLGAGVVGRNAARIAAAIGANVTILDVNPKKLSEAQGRCGGRARTILSTPEAIAGAVKETDLLVSTVLVAGERAPCLVTRKMIRSMRPGAVAVDIAIDQGGSLETSRPTTHAAPFFIEEGVVHYCVTNMPAAVPRTSTQGLMAATLPYLLSFSERGVIGALRSDEGLLAGLNTFNGHVTCEGVAKAFGKTFLTAKEAIR; encoded by the coding sequence ATGCGGATCGGGATCCCGCGAGAGACCAAGTCAGGGGAGTGCCGGGTCGCTGTTACGCCGTCCGGAGTTCGCGCCCTTCGCGACTCCGGCGCGGGAATCGTGGTGGAGACCGGCGCGGGGACGGCCAGCGGGTTCGAGGACAGGGAATACCGCGACGCCGGGGCCACGATCGTTTCCACGTCGCCGGAGGCATGGTCCGCCGACCTCGTGGTAAAGGTCAAGGAGCCGTTGTCATCGGAATACGGTTTTCTCTCGGAATCTTCCACGCTGTTCACCTTTCTGCACCTCGCCGCATTTCCGCAACTTACGGAGGAACTCCTCACCCGGCGGGTGACGGCGATCGCCTACGAAACGGTGGTCTCCTGCGGCGCATTGCCGATCCTGCGGCCGATGAGCGAGGTGGCGGGGATCCTCTCCATCCAGGCCGGAGCGCGGGGACTGGAAAAAGGTTGCGGGGGGCGCGGTGTCCTGCTCGCCGGCACGGACGACTTCCCGCCGGGAGACGTGACCGTTCTCGGGGCCGGGGTGGTCGGGCGCAACGCCGCGCGAATCGCCGCGGCGATCGGTGCGAACGTGACGATCCTCGACGTGAACCCGAAGAAACTTTCCGAGGCGCAAGGAAGGTGCGGTGGAAGGGCTCGCACGATCCTGTCCACCCCCGAGGCGATCGCCGGGGCTGTGAAGGAGACGGACCTTCTCGTATCGACGGTGCTGGTGGCGGGTGAGCGTGCCCCGTGCCTGGTCACCCGGAAGATGATCCGCTCGATGCGCCCCGGTGCGGTGGCGGTGGACATCGCCATCGACCAGGGAGGGTCGCTCGAAACGTCCCGACCGACGACCCATGCTGCGCCGTTTTTCATCGAGGAAGGAGTCGTCCACTACTGCGTGACGAACATGCCGGCCGCGGTGCCGCGCACCTCCACGCAGGGGTTGATGGCCGCGACGCTGCCGTATCTCCTCTCGTTCTCGGAAAGAGGCGTCATCGGCGCGCTGCGTTCGGACGAAGGACTTCTCGCGGGACTCAACACCTTCAATGGGCACGTCACGTGCGAAGGAGTGGCGAAGGCGTTCGGGAAGACGTTCCTCACAGCGAAGGAGGCGATCAGGTAA
- a CDS encoding prepilin-type N-terminal cleavage/methylation domain-containing protein, which produces MKNKDGMTLIEVMIAIVITFIVFLGLSGSGIFVMNENIKNSMRDEAVSVAGMEMERARNTSFDSLYDNTAPPPLSPVPRQIRGLTVNYGVTRTVTVLDTNNLQVSINVVWTRTENNQTRSYNDNIATIVRR; this is translated from the coding sequence TTGAAAAATAAGGATGGTATGACTCTCATCGAAGTGATGATCGCCATCGTGATCACGTTTATCGTGTTTCTTGGATTGAGCGGTTCCGGCATTTTTGTCATGAACGAGAACATCAAGAACTCGATGAGAGACGAAGCCGTGAGTGTGGCCGGGATGGAAATGGAACGGGCAAGGAATACGTCTTTCGATTCCCTTTATGATAATACCGCACCCCCGCCTCTTTCCCCCGTGCCACGGCAGATCCGGGGGTTGACCGTGAATTACGGCGTCACGAGGACGGTGACAGTATTGGATACGAATAATCTGCAGGTGTCCATCAATGTCGTGTGGACCCGGACCGAGAACAACCAGACGAGATCGTACAACGACAATATCGCCACCATCGTGAGGCGGTGA
- a CDS encoding prepilin-type N-terminal cleavage/methylation domain-containing protein — translation MRRRNSGYSILEIMIALAIVMMVLAAATTFFIGTIRQYKVQTKIVETNIEGVLGLELLRQDLESLGFGVPWENVTVPQDKSSAPFFNAFSAGPMAVVSLNNPTSGTVTVNASDYLVIRSTRVGMGSAAGKWTTLQAGGGTRSWNSNEEDLDRNDRVIVISPTLTHRTLVTPGTGVLFSAVAGYAPVDNLTVTNIVYGVGNTNLTFPWNRADYYIDTTSLPVPQRCAPNTGVLVKRVVSQVDGTLATPLPLLDCAADMEVIYGLDTDANPLTDLVWSDDISGFSADAIRTQLKEVRVYILAQEGQRDDSYKTPSDNIIVGSQPLGLWRDFDVSGYRNYRWKVYTIVVKPRNLAN, via the coding sequence ATGAGGCGACGGAATTCGGGTTATTCCATACTGGAGATCATGATCGCGCTTGCGATCGTCATGATGGTCCTTGCCGCCGCGACTACCTTCTTCATCGGTACGATTCGGCAATATAAAGTACAGACGAAGATCGTCGAGACGAATATCGAGGGGGTCCTGGGGCTCGAGTTGCTTCGGCAGGACCTCGAGAGTCTCGGTTTTGGCGTTCCTTGGGAAAATGTGACGGTGCCGCAAGATAAATCGTCGGCCCCATTTTTTAATGCATTTAGTGCGGGTCCAATGGCCGTGGTCAGTCTCAATAATCCCACTTCCGGTACTGTTACCGTGAATGCATCCGATTATCTTGTCATCCGGTCGACGCGCGTCGGAATGGGAAGCGCGGCAGGGAAATGGACGACCCTCCAGGCGGGAGGGGGTACGCGAAGCTGGAATTCGAATGAGGAAGACCTTGATCGGAATGATCGTGTCATCGTGATATCCCCGACCCTCACCCATCGGACTCTTGTCACGCCGGGGACGGGTGTCCTTTTCTCGGCTGTGGCGGGTTACGCTCCAGTCGATAATCTGACCGTAACGAACATCGTCTACGGGGTCGGTAACACCAATTTGACGTTTCCCTGGAATCGTGCGGACTACTACATCGACACCACGTCGCTCCCGGTCCCGCAACGTTGTGCCCCCAACACCGGCGTCCTGGTGAAGCGGGTTGTGAGCCAGGTGGACGGGACGCTTGCAACGCCCCTTCCATTGCTCGACTGCGCTGCCGACATGGAGGTGATCTACGGTCTCGACACGGACGCAAACCCGTTGACGGACCTCGTCTGGTCGGACGACATTTCCGGTTTTTCGGCGGATGCGATCCGCACCCAGCTGAAGGAAGTCCGCGTCTACATCCTTGCGCAGGAAGGGCAGCGGGATGATAGTTATAAAACTCCTTCGGACAATATCATTGTCGGATCACAGCCTTTGGGTTTATGGAGGGACTTCGACGTGAGCGGGTACAGGAACTACCGCTGGAAGGTCTACACTATCGTGGTCAAACCAAGGAACTTGGCGAATTGA
- a CDS encoding GspH/FimT family pseudopilin — translation MRHKDDNEGRYGFTLVEIMITIAILGILVVLAVGNFEGMNEKYKVEAETKQFYADIMDARGRAMQRNRWFFVRITTTGYGYITYEDSSPPPDGNGSLDTTADTLVTSVTVRHAISTNPPGGNDFGFNRNGIANDNGTIFFASNAHPDYDCITINPTRIKMGQYVGGGCVEK, via the coding sequence GTGAGACATAAGGACGACAACGAGGGCCGATACGGATTCACCCTGGTGGAGATCATGATCACGATCGCCATCCTTGGGATCCTCGTGGTGCTAGCCGTTGGCAATTTTGAGGGAATGAACGAGAAATACAAGGTGGAAGCGGAAACCAAGCAATTTTATGCGGATATAATGGACGCCCGCGGACGGGCGATGCAGCGCAACCGCTGGTTCTTTGTACGGATTACGACGACCGGATACGGGTACATAACGTACGAGGACAGCAGCCCGCCACCGGATGGGAACGGGTCGCTCGATACCACCGCGGACACGTTAGTTACGAGCGTGACGGTCCGACATGCGATCAGCACCAACCCTCCCGGAGGAAACGACTTCGGTTTCAACCGGAACGGAATCGCCAATGACAATGGAACCATTTTTTTCGCATCGAACGCGCACCCGGATTACGACTGCATCACGATTAATCCGACCAGGATCAAGATGGGGCAGTACGTTGGGGGGGGCTGCGTTGAAAAATAA
- a CDS encoding cold-shock protein produces MAFGTVKWFNDAKGFGFITEEGGEDIFVHFSEIKGEGFRTLAEGQRVEFEVTSGPKGKKAANVRKA; encoded by the coding sequence ATGGCATTCGGCACGGTAAAATGGTTCAACGACGCGAAGGGGTTCGGGTTCATCACGGAAGAGGGCGGGGAGGACATCTTCGTCCACTTCAGCGAGATCAAGGGAGAGGGGTTCCGAACCCTCGCCGAGGGGCAGCGGGTGGAGTTCGAGGTCACCTCCGGCCCGAAGGGAAAAAAGGCGGCGAACGTCCGCAAGGCCTGA
- the coaE gene encoding dephospho-CoA kinase (Dephospho-CoA kinase (CoaE) performs the final step in coenzyme A biosynthesis.), producing the protein MRVFGLTGNIGSGKSTVAAMLREAGIPVLDADRISREVTVPGGRAYDDVVQTFGRGIVRDDGSIDRKRLGEIVFSDPGLRERLERITHPAILETMKEAIAGLDREGHRAAVVEAALIHESGRKGLFERVISVTCDRETALSRLTARDGMSRSEAEARLLAQMDGDRKAGASDYVIDNSGDIESTRRQVVALVKVLLGNGVT; encoded by the coding sequence ATGAGGGTATTCGGGTTGACGGGGAATATCGGTTCCGGGAAAAGCACGGTGGCCGCCATGCTGCGCGAAGCGGGGATCCCGGTCCTCGATGCCGACCGGATCTCGAGGGAAGTGACGGTCCCCGGTGGACGGGCGTACGACGACGTCGTGCAGACGTTCGGCAGGGGGATCGTCAGGGATGACGGATCGATCGACCGGAAACGCCTCGGGGAGATCGTCTTCTCCGATCCCGGGTTGCGCGAACGGCTGGAAAGGATCACCCATCCCGCCATCCTCGAAACGATGAAGGAAGCCATCGCCGGACTCGATCGGGAGGGACATCGCGCCGCCGTTGTGGAAGCGGCCCTCATCCACGAATCCGGGAGAAAGGGGCTGTTCGAGCGGGTGATCTCGGTCACGTGCGACCGGGAAACGGCGCTTTCCCGCCTCACAGCCCGCGACGGGATGTCGCGCAGCGAGGCCGAGGCAAGACTCCTCGCGCAGATGGACGGCGACCGGAAAGCCGGCGCCTCCGATTACGTGATCGACAACTCGGGGGACATCGAGTCGACCCGTCGCCAGGTCGTCGCGCTGGTAAAGGTATTGCTGGGAAACGGGGTTACCTGA
- a CDS encoding pilus assembly protein, with the protein MRTVDDGKVDLNVGYPFMVFGPKIAAMLTEKFLKNYNYGGEAELMKNSRLLKTPFSALLVILLSVLTLPGTARAGMSDYCQIPTYAYQSVIPSVSFLISNSKSMLQFAHPDDNTANLCTDSTNPCGGFDSTKTYYGYFNSGYWYQYTTPGGGGGFQIQTRKTDTTKQTGDWSGNFLNWLTMRRIDVVRKVITGGEGAGYAACTGGLYKYKKFPVNSMNYTPYDADNVPVTFNDQPQCDGNSLSTFSFNIVTTDTSGHRTTATITLNVQEKGSARSGIYQDYAGKAQMEFFFYNADNQGASTKRGINGTQPPTSLMLSLINTPSNYNGIASAPLGEALWTIVGHYALSSSTSGAGFGDCPSTSNGFCGPKYHSGQNAEYNIGDDPYTYYGSASQCVKGNVIVISDGEPCNDGNLPDGISTFGDNNSAFLTKCTGSSCSDASALGGGIGIPTPTINPACSAGNVAGFERVALFAHTQDLRQSGTFDGKDLGGKQNLDVYVIQAFGSDNSNILKYGAINGSFIDSNKDGFPSLGEFDISERPNSAYFKPDNEAGIKQALDSIFFNILRRATSGTAASVLASGEGSGANLVQAVFYPKRNFSGEVIEWTGTLHNFWYYIDPYFGNSSIREDSDQNGILNLVSDKTLVFRFDPVAQLTVADLYTNDPSTGNPPSNATPTTVSFEEVKSLWEAGKFLHVQTPDARTIFTVTDASPSPNLPKGIDNSVGGTVFTTANKNYFKSYLGVPDTGVDPLINYVRGVDDLVNFRQRTVLYPATPPNDNTVWKLGDIINSTPRVVASIPLNNYNTTYNDFTYKAFTDNSTYKNRGMVFAGANDGMLHAFKLGKLTFPLDNTGVSPGKWNKAKLENINTWTGALGSEQWAFIPKNALPYLQALQDNNYCHLYYVDLAPQVFDASIGGDNTAGNAISKDWRTVLIGGMRFGGACRDYVANVTNVKCSSTNNDNNCVASPVPGGGLSSYFAIDVTNPAAPKVLWEFSDSDLGFATTGPAVVRINAGNPSTNGNWYAVFGSGPTGPITSRQFLGRSDQNLKLFVVDLRTGELLRKIDTFGGSAIPNAFAGSMINSTADFNLDYTDDVLYLGYVQANGGTWNQGGVVRLQTNGSVNPYDWVASKVIDGIGPVTSSVVRLQNNNIPPTNWLYFGTGRYYYFLPNDPDDPTSGTPGYDDPFVQRRLYGIKEPCFGKLGSKMISPSCTDKITDSLTDRSTASSAAITSPGWFINLDANNGNTCSASIAYDNTGAQSYLAERVITDPLATTSGVVFFTTLRPYCGACAVGGRTFLWAVQYDTGGVPPIALQGKAMMQVSTASVEQLDLSTAFSQGDTTLNRGGRRSYSMEGVPPTSQGLSLLVPPPPVKRILHMKER; encoded by the coding sequence GTGCGAACTGTCGATGATGGAAAGGTGGATTTGAATGTAGGGTATCCTTTCATGGTGTTTGGCCCGAAGATTGCGGCTATGTTAACTGAAAAATTTCTCAAGAATTATAACTATGGGGGAGAGGCAGAATTAATGAAAAATTCGCGTTTATTGAAAACGCCGTTTTCAGCCCTTCTGGTCATCCTTTTATCCGTCCTGACCCTCCCTGGAACAGCGCGGGCCGGCATGTCCGATTATTGCCAGATTCCTACTTACGCATACCAGAGCGTTATCCCGAGCGTGTCTTTCCTCATCAGCAACTCCAAAAGTATGCTCCAATTCGCCCATCCCGACGATAACACTGCGAATCTTTGCACCGACAGCACCAACCCCTGCGGAGGGTTCGACAGCACAAAGACTTATTACGGTTACTTCAATTCTGGCTATTGGTATCAATACACTACGCCTGGAGGGGGGGGGGGATTCCAAATTCAGACTCGGAAGACCGACACGACGAAGCAAACGGGCGACTGGTCTGGAAATTTCCTCAATTGGCTGACGATGCGCCGCATCGACGTCGTGCGGAAGGTTATTACGGGGGGCGAAGGAGCGGGATACGCCGCTTGCACCGGTGGATTGTATAAATATAAAAAGTTTCCGGTAAACAGCATGAACTATACCCCGTATGATGCGGACAACGTCCCGGTGACTTTTAACGACCAGCCTCAATGCGACGGAAACAGCCTGTCGACCTTTTCGTTCAACATCGTCACTACAGATACAAGTGGGCATCGTACCACCGCTACAATTACCCTCAATGTCCAGGAAAAAGGCTCTGCTCGCTCCGGGATCTATCAGGATTATGCGGGCAAGGCCCAGATGGAGTTCTTCTTTTACAATGCCGACAATCAGGGAGCGTCAACCAAGAGAGGGATCAACGGAACACAGCCGCCTACCAGTTTGATGTTGAGTTTGATCAACACCCCTTCAAATTACAACGGGATCGCCAGTGCCCCTTTGGGGGAAGCCCTCTGGACAATCGTCGGCCACTACGCCTTGTCCTCAAGTACTTCCGGCGCCGGCTTCGGCGATTGCCCCTCCACCTCTAACGGTTTTTGCGGACCCAAGTACCATAGTGGACAAAATGCGGAATACAATATAGGTGATGATCCCTACACGTACTACGGCAGTGCTTCCCAGTGCGTAAAAGGCAACGTAATCGTCATCAGCGACGGAGAGCCTTGCAATGACGGCAATCTCCCGGATGGTATTAGCACATTCGGGGACAATAATTCGGCATTCCTCACGAAATGTACGGGTAGCAGTTGCAGCGATGCGTCAGCGTTGGGGGGGGGTATCGGAATTCCCACGCCCACGATAAATCCTGCTTGTTCGGCAGGCAACGTAGCAGGTTTTGAGCGCGTGGCGCTCTTCGCCCACACCCAGGACCTCCGGCAATCGGGCACTTTCGACGGGAAAGACCTTGGGGGCAAACAGAATCTCGACGTCTACGTCATCCAGGCCTTCGGATCGGACAACTCGAACATCCTGAAGTATGGCGCCATCAACGGTTCCTTCATCGACTCAAACAAGGACGGGTTTCCGAGCCTGGGTGAGTTCGATATCTCGGAGAGACCCAATTCGGCGTATTTCAAGCCTGACAACGAGGCTGGCATAAAGCAGGCTCTCGATTCCATCTTCTTCAACATCCTAAGGCGGGCCACGTCGGGTACCGCGGCCTCCGTTCTGGCCTCCGGCGAGGGGAGCGGGGCGAATCTCGTCCAGGCGGTGTTTTACCCCAAAAGGAATTTCTCCGGGGAGGTGATCGAATGGACCGGAACTCTCCATAATTTCTGGTACTACATCGATCCCTACTTCGGCAACTCGTCGATCCGGGAAGATTCCGATCAGAACGGTATCCTGAACCTGGTATCCGACAAAACGCTTGTATTCCGTTTCGACCCGGTTGCACAACTCACGGTAGCGGATTTATACACGAACGACCCCAGCACCGGGAATCCCCCCTCCAATGCGACTCCGACCACCGTTTCTTTTGAAGAGGTAAAGTCTCTCTGGGAAGCGGGGAAATTCCTGCACGTGCAAACGCCCGATGCACGGACGATCTTCACGGTGACGGACGCTTCCCCTTCCCCTAATCTCCCCAAGGGGATCGATAACAGCGTCGGCGGCACCGTCTTTACGACGGCCAATAAAAATTATTTCAAGTCCTATCTCGGGGTACCGGACACCGGCGTGGATCCCCTGATTAATTACGTCCGTGGTGTAGATGACCTCGTTAACTTCCGGCAGCGGACGGTTCTGTACCCAGCTACTCCACCGAATGACAATACGGTCTGGAAGCTGGGAGACATCATCAACTCGACACCGAGGGTCGTCGCGTCCATTCCTCTCAACAACTATAATACGACGTATAACGACTTCACTTACAAGGCGTTTACAGATAACTCCACGTACAAGAACCGCGGGATGGTGTTCGCCGGAGCCAATGACGGGATGCTCCACGCCTTCAAACTGGGAAAGCTCACGTTTCCGTTGGACAACACCGGAGTAAGTCCCGGAAAATGGAACAAGGCAAAATTGGAGAACATCAACACTTGGACAGGCGCACTGGGAAGTGAGCAGTGGGCTTTCATACCCAAGAACGCCCTGCCGTACCTGCAGGCCTTGCAGGACAACAATTACTGTCACCTCTATTACGTCGATCTGGCCCCCCAGGTGTTCGATGCGAGCATCGGCGGTGATAACACCGCGGGAAACGCAATTAGTAAAGACTGGAGAACGGTCCTGATCGGCGGGATGCGCTTTGGCGGGGCCTGCAGGGACTACGTGGCGAACGTTACTAATGTAAAATGCTCTTCCACTAACAACGACAACAACTGCGTGGCATCTCCCGTGCCGGGTGGCGGATTATCTTCGTACTTTGCGATCGATGTGACCAACCCGGCCGCTCCAAAAGTTCTCTGGGAGTTTTCCGATTCCGACCTCGGGTTCGCGACCACGGGGCCGGCCGTTGTCCGGATCAACGCCGGTAATCCATCGACGAATGGGAATTGGTACGCGGTATTCGGATCGGGGCCGACCGGGCCGATCACGAGTCGGCAATTTCTGGGTCGTTCCGACCAGAACCTGAAACTGTTCGTCGTGGACTTGAGAACCGGAGAATTGCTAAGAAAGATCGATACATTTGGAGGATCCGCCATCCCGAATGCTTTTGCGGGGTCGATGATCAATTCCACTGCGGATTTCAACCTGGACTACACGGACGACGTGTTGTACCTGGGGTATGTCCAGGCGAATGGCGGGACCTGGAATCAAGGGGGAGTGGTGCGGCTTCAGACGAACGGATCGGTGAACCCGTACGATTGGGTAGCCAGCAAGGTGATCGACGGCATCGGGCCGGTCACCTCCTCCGTGGTTCGATTGCAGAACAACAACATTCCTCCCACAAACTGGCTCTACTTCGGGACCGGCCGATACTACTATTTTTTACCAAATGACCCGGACGACCCGACGAGCGGCACACCGGGTTATGACGACCCCTTTGTCCAAAGAAGGTTGTATGGAATAAAGGAGCCTTGTTTCGGGAAATTAGGGAGCAAGATGATCTCTCCTTCCTGCACCGACAAGATCACCGATTCCCTCACGGACCGCAGCACAGCGAGTTCCGCCGCGATCACAAGTCCAGGCTGGTTTATCAATCTGGACGCAAACAACGGGAACACTTGCAGCGCTTCCATTGCCTACGATAATACCGGGGCACAGAGTTACCTTGCCGAACGTGTCATTACGGACCCTCTGGCCACAACCTCGGGAGTCGTCTTTTTCACCACGCTCCGCCCGTACTGCGGAGCATGCGCCGTCGGGGGTCGCACCTTCCTTTGGGCTGTCCAGTACGATACCGGAGGCGTGCCGCCGATTGCACTGCAGGGGAAAGCCATGATGCAGGTATCCACCGCTAGCGTGGAGCAGCTGGACCTTAGCACCGCATTCTCTCAGGGCGACACAACGCTAAACCGCGGTGGGCGGAGGAGCTACTCCATGGAGGGGGTTCCGCCCACATCGCAAGGGTTGTCCTTGCTCGTTCCGCCCCCACCGGTCAAACGGATCCTTCACATGAAGGAGAGGTAG
- a CDS encoding Ig domain-containing protein has protein sequence MSPRNALILLISLLLSAGCSGDRKASAPPPPMPAQSSVGNAVTSPAGQQGGGSVVGREPARAPGAVDRNSPPVVRSVRFIHADVTAGTGLAVETEGYDADGDAVQFEIAWQKNGQPAGTGNRLTAPLIRGDKVTVTVTPFDGKERGKSYTLFREILNTAPVIEGQEQFQVTDNAVIFHVRASDADGDPLTYSLKDSPAGMSIDRKTGWVRWMTSPGTPGKIPFTVIVSDGSGGETTARFTVTVSEQPSSGAR, from the coding sequence ATGAGTCCCCGCAATGCCCTTATCCTGCTGATCTCCCTGCTCCTGTCGGCCGGATGCTCGGGCGACCGGAAGGCCTCTGCTCCGCCGCCACCCATGCCTGCGCAATCTTCCGTCGGGAATGCGGTCACCTCCCCGGCCGGACAACAGGGTGGGGGATCCGTAGTTGGAAGGGAGCCCGCGCGTGCGCCGGGCGCCGTGGACAGGAACTCTCCCCCGGTGGTTCGGAGTGTCCGGTTCATCCACGCGGATGTAACGGCAGGGACCGGCCTCGCCGTGGAAACGGAAGGATACGACGCCGACGGGGACGCGGTACAGTTCGAGATCGCGTGGCAGAAGAACGGCCAACCGGCGGGCACCGGGAACCGCCTGACCGCACCGCTGATACGGGGCGACAAGGTCACCGTGACGGTCACCCCGTTCGACGGCAAGGAGCGGGGGAAATCCTATACGCTTTTCCGGGAGATCTTGAACACGGCGCCGGTCATCGAGGGACAGGAGCAGTTTCAGGTCACCGACAACGCCGTCATATTTCATGTCCGGGCGTCCGACGCGGACGGGGATCCGTTGACGTATTCCTTGAAAGATTCTCCCGCCGGCATGAGCATCGATCGGAAGACCGGTTGGGTGCGCTGGATGACGTCCCCGGGGACGCCCGGGAAGATCCCGTTTACGGTCATCGTGTCCGACGGATCGGGCGGGGAGACGACAGCGCGCTTCACGGTGACGGTTTCGGAACAGCCTTCTTCCGGCGCGCGATAA
- a CDS encoding SCP2 sterol-binding domain-containing protein, with protein sequence MAETTVKGFFEGLSDKLNAKPDKVAGMNCVYQFRVADASWNVKLADGRVAVAEGEAPSPNCTITMAEADFLDLVSGKLNGQMAFLTGKLKVAGDMGLALKLGSFIG encoded by the coding sequence ATGGCGGAGACCACGGTGAAGGGATTCTTCGAGGGATTGTCGGACAAGTTGAACGCGAAACCGGATAAAGTCGCCGGGATGAATTGCGTCTACCAGTTCCGCGTCGCCGACGCCTCCTGGAACGTGAAATTGGCGGACGGGAGGGTCGCTGTCGCGGAAGGGGAGGCTCCCTCTCCGAACTGCACCATCACGATGGCGGAAGCCGATTTCCTCGACCTCGTTTCAGGGAAACTGAACGGGCAGATGGCGTTCCTGACCGGGAAGCTGAAGGTCGCCGGGGATATGGGGCTGGCGCTTAAGCTGGGATCGTTCATCGGGTAG
- a CDS encoding NAD-dependent deacylase gives MRADGRDPIREAARLLTERRNAVALTGAGISVESGIPSFRGAQGLWAKYDPMEYATLHSFMQHPRKVWEMLSEMVSVCGGATPNAAHKGLASLEEKGVVRSVITQNVDGLHQAAGSRRVIEYHGNLDELICVYCWRRFQTRDRWTPGDVPLCDCGEILKPNVVLFGEPIPWLPQEQAEEEARTCGVLVVIGTSAQVSPACDIPRIAKESGAAVVEINPEDTSLSGNVTDIHLRGSASEVLQRLLQTIFT, from the coding sequence ATGCGCGCGGACGGGAGGGACCCGATCCGGGAGGCGGCACGCCTCTTGACCGAGCGTCGAAACGCCGTCGCCTTGACGGGGGCGGGGATTTCGGTGGAGAGCGGCATCCCGTCGTTTCGCGGGGCCCAGGGGTTGTGGGCGAAGTACGACCCGATGGAGTACGCCACCCTCCACTCGTTCATGCAACACCCCCGAAAAGTGTGGGAGATGCTTTCGGAAATGGTCTCCGTCTGCGGCGGCGCGACGCCCAACGCGGCGCACAAAGGGTTGGCCTCCCTCGAGGAGAAGGGGGTCGTTCGCTCCGTCATAACACAGAACGTGGACGGCCTGCACCAGGCGGCGGGTTCCCGCCGGGTGATCGAGTACCATGGGAACCTCGACGAGTTGATCTGCGTGTATTGCTGGAGGCGATTTCAAACCCGGGACCGGTGGACGCCGGGCGACGTTCCCCTGTGCGACTGCGGTGAAATCCTCAAGCCCAACGTGGTCCTGTTCGGGGAGCCGATCCCTTGGCTCCCACAGGAACAGGCCGAGGAGGAGGCCCGCACCTGCGGCGTCCTCGTGGTGATCGGCACATCCGCACAGGTTTCCCCCGCCTGCGACATCCCTCGGATCGCGAAGGAGTCCGGCGCGGCGGTGGTGGAGATCAATCCGGAAGATACATCTCTTAGTGGAAATGTGACCGACATCCACCTGCGGGGGAGCGCTTCGGAGGTCCTACAGCGGCTGTTGCAAACCATATTTACGTGA